Genomic window (Shimia isoporae):
CAAGACTGCCAGTGTGCCCAACCATATCCGGGTTGGCATAGTTTGTGACGATCAGATCATAACCCTGCTCAATTGCAGCAACGAACTGCTCCGTCACTTCGACTGACGACATTTCGGGCTGCAAGTCATAGGTCGCCACTTTCGGCGATTTCGGCATGAACCTGTCCTCGCCTTCCGACGGGGTCTCTTCTCCACCGTTCAGAAAAAACGTCACATGCGGGTATTTTTCGGTCTCGGCCAGTCGGAACTGTGTCTTGCCTGCCTTTGCGACCCACTCACCCAAAGTATTGGAGATCTCCTGCTTCGGGTAAGCCGTTGTCATGTAGGTGTTATGCTTTTCGGAATAATCCACCATACCCAGAACCGCCGCCCATTCGGGTCGCGCAGTAACGTCGAATGCATCAAAACCAGGCTGCGCCAATGCGGCCAGTATCTCGCGCGCCCGATCCGCTCTGAAGTTCAGACAGAAAAACCCATCGCCGTCCTGCGCACCTGCGTAGTCACCGATCACAGTTGCCTCGACAAACTCGTCGCTCTCACCACGGTCATATCCTGCCTGAACAGCTTCCCCCGCAGAGCTGGCCGTGCGACCCTCGCCAGAAACCCAGGCATCAAACGCCTTGCTGACGCGCTCCCAGCGGTTGTCACGATCCATCGCAAAGTAACGACCTGTAAGCGTTGCGACCCGCGCACCGTCAGGCATGCCCGCATCAAGCGTCTCGATAAACTCCAAAGCTGACTTCGGTGCCACATCCCGCCCGTCGGTGATCGCATGCAGCGCCACAGGAACACCCGCATCCGTCGCTGCTCTGATGGCCGCCAGCACATGAGTCAAATGCCCGTGCACGCCACCATCGGAGATCACCCCCATGAGGTGCGCCGTGCCGCCTGTTTCCTTCATCTTTGCGATGAATGCCTGCAACGCGACGTTTTCAAAAAACGAGCCATCTTCAATTGCGAGATCAATCTGGCCAAGATCCATGGCGACAACCCGACCCGCGCCAATATTCGTGTGTCCGACTTCGGAGTTGCCCATCTGACCGCTTGGCAGACCAACGTCTGGACCATGGGTGATCAGGGTCGCATTCGGACACTCAGCCATCATCGCATCAAAGTTCGGGGTCGCGGCAAGAAACGGCGCGTTGGCAGTGGTGTCTTCGGAGACGCCCCACCCATCCAGAATGCACAAAACAACGGGTTTGGGCGGTGTCATCTTTGGCTCCAATTACTGCTCTGCGCCGTTCTACCGCGTGCATGCCGCAGGGGGAACAGGTTTTTAGAGCAAAGCCCAACGTACACGGCCCCGGCTATCGACGCCCTTCCCTAAGCCAACCCGCAACGATGAACAGAGATGCGACAAGCAACACCGCCCAAGCGGGTAGGAGCGGAGTGCGCGCTACATCCAGCGTCTCATAGGCACCGCGCGGTGTGATCCCGATCCAGCCGCGTCCCATTGCAGGTCGTCCTGCCCGAACCTCACGTACCGCAGGCACACCATCTTCCAGTGCGCGGGCACCACCATTCGTGGCCTCCAGAACCGGCTCCAGGGCATCGGCACTCGCAAGTGTCTTTTCGAACTCTTTCGGTGCCGAAGGACCAAGACCAATGACTGCCGACTTGTCTCCGTTCTCCAACCGATAAAGTCCGATTTCCGCGCCTTCAAAGGCAGCTTCAAACCGTCCGGGTGACACCTGCTCCAATGGCAATGAAACCACTTCACCTGTGGGCGCTGTAACCGACACTTCGCCCACATCCTCTTCCAGTGAGCGCCGCACAATGCGCATACTCTGCCCTGTCGCATCCGCCCACAGGGCCTCTTCCTCAAGCTCGGGCTCGCCCATCATCCAGTGCGCCAGCCGCCGCAACATCTCAAGTTGCGGGCCACCACCGTCATATCCGCGTGCCCAAAGCCAGGCATGATCAGACGCAAGCAAAGCGACCCGCCCTTCTTCCACACGGTTCAGAACCAGAAGAGGACTGTCCTCAGCGCCTGTCATCAGGACATCGCCACCCTCTACCGGCGTCACTTCGACTTGTCGCAACCAAGCGCCCCAATTGCCGGCATTGGGAAGCCCCGCCGTCACCGGATGTCGCGCGCCCACGTCTGATACAGTCGGAACAAATCTCTGATCCATCACGCGTGCGGTCGGTTCACCCGGCAGGATGCGCGCCAATGGGCCGCGATAAATGCTGTCGGCAGTTGCATAGTCAGGCCCTGCTGCGATCAGAACCGCGCCGCCTTTGTGAATGTACTCCCGCACATTGTCCAGATACAGCGCGGGCAATATGCCCCGCCGCTGGTACCGGTCAAAGATGATCAGATCGAAATCGTCGATCTTTTCCATGAACAATTCGCGTGTCGGGAACGCGATCAAAGACAACTCTGCAACCGGAACACCGTCCTGTTTCTCTGGTGGGCGCAGAATCGTGAAATGCACGAGATCCACTGACGCGTCGGACTTGAGAAGATTGCGCCATGTCCGCGCACCTTGATGGGGTTCGCCGGACACCAGCAGGACGCGCAAGCGATCACGTACACCGTTGATCTGCACCAGCGCCGCATTGTTGCGATCCGTTAATTCACCATCCTCGAAAGGCACCGAAAACTGGATAACATTGCGTCCGCCATGCGGCAGTGTGACAGGCAATTCGATATCGCGTCCGAGCGGAACCATGAATTCCTGCGGCGCTTCGCCATCAATGGAAATGCTCAATGGCGCGCGCGTGACACCCGAGGGCGCCGCTCCGGAATCCTCAACGCGGAGCGTCAAAGTCACGGGTTCTCCCAGGATCGCAAAAGCGGGAGCATTGCGCACGCTCAAGCGGCGGTCCCAATCGCTTTCACGGCCGGTGTGCAACAGATGAAACGGCGCCGGCAGGTCTGGCGCCAAATCCATGTCATGCACCACTCCGTCGCTGATCGCGATAACGCCGGCCACACGTCCGCGCGGCTCTTGCGCCAGTGCTTCGTTCAACGCGCTCATCATCTCGGTGCCGGCATCATTGACTCCGTCACCCACATCCACGCGCCGGACTTCGGTGTTTTCCCGCGCACCGAGCCTCGCCGCCATGGCGTCCGCCGCCGCCTCGGTCCGTGCGCTTCGGTCATCCAAACGCTGACTGGCGCTGCGGTCGACCAGCATCAACACGATGTCGCTCAACGGGGCACGGTTTTCAGTCTGCAAAACCGGACCAGCCAGCGCCGCAAGAATGACCAGTCCGGCCAGACCTCGGAACGCCCAGCCTGCCAACCCGCGCCACAAGGCAAACGACACCGCTCCCGCACAGATCACCGCCAGAGTGACGAGCAGCCAAACCGGCACAATCGGATCAAACAGCACATTCCCGGTCATTGGCCCAACCGATCCAGCAATGCAGGCACATGCACCTGATCACTTTTGTAGTTGCCGGTCAGCACATGCATCACGAGGTTCACTCCAAACCGGTACGCCAACTCGCGCTGCCGCTCGCCCGATCGTCCACGCCCAATGGGGTACATTGTGTTGCCCCGAGCATCACGCGCCCAGGCCGCAGCCCAATCATTGCCGCCGATCACAACAGGCGTCACGCCGTCGTTCAGATTTCGGAACGGCATCCCTTCGATCAGAACCGCATCCGCCGGAGCCGCCTCGACCCAGACATCATCACTCAGGTAACGACCGGGGAAATCCTGCAGCAGATAAAACGTGCGGGTCAGAACGTGATCAGATGGCAAGGGATCCAGCGGAGGAATATCCAGCCCCGTCGCTAGGCTTTGCAGCTTGCGTCCGTTCGGACTGCTCGCGCCGAAACCGGCGACATCACCGTCGCGCGTATCAAAAACAATCATGCCGCCTGACCGCAGATACGCGTTGAGTTTGACATAGGCGTCTCGGCTGGGCGTCGGCTGATCGGTTGTGATCGGCCAATAAAGCAGCGGGTAAAACGCCAACTCGTCGCGCTCGAGGTCGACGGACGCGGGCGGCCCCGGCTCCACCGATGTGCGGAAATTCAACACCTGCCCAAGCCCACGCAGTCCGGCCAGCGCAACATCGTCAACCTGCCGGTTGCCTGTCACAACGTGACCGAAGACCACCTCCTGCGCGTGATCCGACAATATGGCTTCCTGCGCACGAGCTTCGTACGCGCCCCCCAGAACAACCAGCGCTGCCAAACCCGCCGACGCGACCCGCGCGCCCCATAGCCGCCCTGACACTGCCAGCGAGGCCAACACATCAATGGCCAAAAGCACCAAGGCAGCGGCAAGAAAGTACCCGGACAGGTCAGTTGTCACCGCGCCTCGCAAGCCTTCGACCGGCACATCTGCTGGCCATCGCATCGGTTGCAGCGTGTCTTCGGCACGCAACACATTGAGCGCCATCAACCGGTCTCCGTCACGATACAGGCCCGGACGCATTTCCACGCCAAGCGGCTGATTTAGAATGTTCTCGCCGGAAACACCTGCGAGCGTCTGCCCGTCCTCGAGACGGCCAAACCCGTCAAGAACCTTTACCGGTTGCCAGGTTGTTCCTGCCATTCGGTCTTCTGCGTCTGCTGGGGTGGCGCTCAACACCGCAAGCCGGTCGAGCATCTGCACAAACAAGCCGGACAACGGCAGGCCGGACCACTGCGCATTGGCCGTTACATGCACCAGAACAATCTGTCCCTGCCCGACCTCTTTGCGCGTGACCAAGGGCGTTCCGTCGCTCAATTCAGCAATGACTCGGTCCGCCAGTGTCGGGTCAGGCTGCGCAACAACCTGTGCTGTGACCGTCACTTCTTCCGGCACCTGCAGGCCATAAAACGGGCTGTCCACGCGGAACGGTGCCAGCGTTTTCGGCTCACCCCAACTCATTGCGCCACCTACCGATCGCCCTCCAGCACGCAGCCTGACGGGCATCAAGGGGTCTTCCTCCGACCGGCTTACTTCGCTCGCAGCCAGCTTTGGCCCGGCAAAGCGCAACAACAGCCCCCCCTGATCAAGCCAATCCAGCATTGCTGTGGTTTCCCCATCGGACAGGACCGCAACGTCAGCCAGAACGATGACATCGGGGTTGGCAGGCAAAAGGTCGGAGAGCGCACCCTCAAGCACATCCGCTGTCGGATCCAAAGCCTGTCGCAAGTAGTGCAACGGTGACAAAAGCTGAAGCCCTTCGCGATCTTCCCGACCGGAAATCAAAGCCACTTCCCGCCGCCGCAAACTGTCATCAGACAAGCTCACTGCACCCGCAGACCGGTGGCCGGCAATTTCGAACCGCGATAACCGCGCACGTAATTCGCTTGGCAGGCTCAGGGCGTTCTCGGTGGCAGCATCTCCGGCCGCGAAACTCAATGGAATGGCCGCCAAAACCCGTTCCGTGCCCGCAGGATCAAGGCCTATGGCCTGAACAGTAATCTCCCGCTCCAGTGCCGTTTGGGTGCGTTGCGCAGTCAGAAGGACTTTACCGTCCTCATAGCGTGGCGGAGCAAGGGCCAAGGCCCCCCGCCCGGTTTGCACGATCCGCACGTCTCCACGTTCTTGCAATGCGGCAAGCACTGCGTCCCGTCCTTCTCGAGCCAGACCGTCAGACAACCAGATGGTGTCAAAG
Coding sequences:
- the gpmI gene encoding 2,3-bisphosphoglycerate-independent phosphoglycerate mutase, producing the protein MTPPKPVVLCILDGWGVSEDTTANAPFLAATPNFDAMMAECPNATLITHGPDVGLPSGQMGNSEVGHTNIGAGRVVAMDLGQIDLAIEDGSFFENVALQAFIAKMKETGGTAHLMGVISDGGVHGHLTHVLAAIRAATDAGVPVALHAITDGRDVAPKSALEFIETLDAGMPDGARVATLTGRYFAMDRDNRWERVSKAFDAWVSGEGRTASSAGEAVQAGYDRGESDEFVEATVIGDYAGAQDGDGFFCLNFRADRAREILAALAQPGFDAFDVTARPEWAAVLGMVDYSEKHNTYMTTAYPKQEISNTLGEWVAKAGKTQFRLAETEKYPHVTFFLNGGEETPSEGEDRFMPKSPKVATYDLQPEMSSVEVTEQFVAAIEQGYDLIVTNYANPDMVGHTGSLEAAMAACAAVDEGLGKVRAALDAAGGAMIVTADHGNCETMVDPDTGGPHTAHTLNPVPVILVNGPDGAGLRQGRLADLAPTLLELMGLEQPAEMTGESLITR
- a CDS encoding DUF4159 domain-containing protein, which gives rise to MIGGLSIGFVTPWLLSALVILPVLWLVLRAIPPAPVKRLFPGVVLLLGLNDDDTVTDRTPWWLLLLRMLAVAAVIIGLAGPLLNPQEREDGNGPLLILMDASWASASDWDARRTMVEALLDEAARDGRVVAVQRLTASEEVRFAQADVWKSRMAGVLPAPWEGSEEAHLAFAKGLGSQSFDTIWLSDGLAREGRDAVLAALQERGDVRIVQTGRGALALAPPRYEDGKVLLTAQRTQTALEREITVQAIGLDPAGTERVLAAIPLSFAAGDAATENALSLPSELRARLSRFEIAGHRSAGAVSLSDDSLRRREVALISGREDREGLQLLSPLHYLRQALDPTADVLEGALSDLLPANPDVIVLADVAVLSDGETTAMLDWLDQGGLLLRFAGPKLAASEVSRSEEDPLMPVRLRAGGRSVGGAMSWGEPKTLAPFRVDSPFYGLQVPEEVTVTAQVVAQPDPTLADRVIAELSDGTPLVTRKEVGQGQIVLVHVTANAQWSGLPLSGLFVQMLDRLAVLSATPADAEDRMAGTTWQPVKVLDGFGRLEDGQTLAGVSGENILNQPLGVEMRPGLYRDGDRLMALNVLRAEDTLQPMRWPADVPVEGLRGAVTTDLSGYFLAAALVLLAIDVLASLAVSGRLWGARVASAGLAALVVLGGAYEARAQEAILSDHAQEVVFGHVVTGNRQVDDVALAGLRGLGQVLNFRTSVEPGPPASVDLERDELAFYPLLYWPITTDQPTPSRDAYVKLNAYLRSGGMIVFDTRDGDVAGFGASSPNGRKLQSLATGLDIPPLDPLPSDHVLTRTFYLLQDFPGRYLSDDVWVEAAPADAVLIEGMPFRNLNDGVTPVVIGGNDWAAAWARDARGNTMYPIGRGRSGERQRELAYRFGVNLVMHVLTGNYKSDQVHVPALLDRLGQ